TCGAGCACACGCTCATCATCGCCGAGGAGGGCTCGGAGGTCCACTACATCGAGGGCTGTTCCGCCCCGAAGTACTCCGCGTTCAACCTCCACTCGGGCGGCGTCGAGGTGTTCGTCGGCGAGGACGCCCACGTTCAGTACTCGACCGTCCAGAACTGGTCGAAGAACACGTACAACCTCAACACCAAGCGCGCCATCGCCGAGAAGGGCGGGCGCATGGAGTGGATCTCCGGCTCGATGGGGTCGAAGGCGACGATGCTGTACCCGTCGACGATCCTGAAGGGCCGCGGCGCGTCCGACAACCACATCACCATCGCCTTCGCGGGCGAGGGGCAGGACATCGACACCGGCGCGAAGGTGTACCACAACGCGCCGGAGACGAAGTCCACCGTCGAGTCGAAGTCGATCGCGAAGGACGGCGGCCGCACGAACTACCGCGGGCTCGTCCACATCGCAGACGGCGCGGAGAACTCCTCGACCGCCGTGGAGTGCGACGCGCTGATGTTCGACAACGAGTCGACCTCGGACACGATGCCGTACATGGAGATCAACGAGTCGAAGGTCGACGTCGCCCACGAGGCGACCGTCGGGAAGATCGGCGACGAGGACATCTTCTACCTCCAGTCGCGCGGTCTCGACGACGACGACGCGAAGCAGATGATCGTCTCGGGCTTCATCGAGCCGATCACGGAGGAGCTGCCGATCGAGTACGCCGTCGAGCTGAACCGGCTCGTCGAACTCGAGATGGAGGGTTCGCTCGGATAACATGAGCACGCAAGCAATCGAGAGCCTCTCGGAGGACACGGTACGACGCATCGCGGACGAACGCGACGAGCCCGAGTGGCTCCGACAGACCCGTCTAGACGCGCTCGCCGCGTTGGAGACGGCGGAGCTGCCGGACGTCATCCAGACGCCCGGCCGCCGCTGGACCGATCTGGAGGCGCTGGACTTCGAGGCGCTCGTCGACCCGCTGAACCAGGCGGACGAGACCGAACGGACCGCGGGCGACGACGAGGTCGTCGTCCTCCCGTTCACCGAGGCGCTCGCCGAGTACGGCGACGTGATCGAGGCGAACTTCGGCTCCGTCCTCGACCCCGAACACAACTACCTCACGGCGCTTTCGGTCGCGCTGTTCACCACCGGCACGTTCGTCTACGTCCCCGAGGGCGTCGACGTCGAGGATGTGACGGTGCGCGCGGAGATGAACTCCCGCTCGCTTTTCAGCCAGACGCTCGTCGTCGCCGAGGAGTCCTCGTCGGTGACGATCCTCGAGTCGATCAAGACGGGTGAAAGCGAGGTCGCCGACGACCGGTACTTCTCGAACCTCGTCGAGGTCGTCGCGGGCGAGAACGCGAACGTCCAGTTCGGCTCGCTCCAGAACCTCGACACCGACTCGTACACCTACTCGCTGAAGCGCGCCGTGACGGACACGTACGCGACGGTCGACTGGATCGAGAGCAACTTCGGCTCGAAGCTCACCCGGTCGGACATCGAGACCGAACTCGACGGCGACGGCTCGGAGAGCCAGATCGTCGGGACGTTCTTCGGCACCGACGACCAGCACTTCGACATCAACGCCCGCGTCTGGCACCAGGCGGAGCAGACGACCGCCGACCTCGTCACGCGCGGCGTGCTCGACGACGTGGCCCGCTCGGTGTACGAGGGGGTTCAGGACGTCGGCGAGGACGCGTGGAACACCTCCAGCTACCAGCGCGAGAACACGCTGATGCTGTCGGACGACGCCGAAGCGGACGCGTCGCCGAAGCTGATCATCCACAACCACGACACCGAGGCCTCGCACTCGGCGACGGTCGGACAGGTCGACGCCGAGGACCTGTTCTACCTAGAGAGCCGGTCGATCGACTCGCGGACGGCGCGGAACATGCTCGTCGAGGGCTTCTTCGTGCCCGTCTTAGAGGAGATCGCGGTCGACGAGTTCCGCGACGACGTCGAGGACCTCGTCGTCGAGCGGCTCCAGTAGGCCGCCGGCATCGCTCGGCTCGGATCCGGTTTTTTCGGCTGGCGCGGCGTTCCGGGAGTGGAGCGGTCGACCCGCGAGGGGAACCGCTTAAGACCGCCCACGCCCGAGACGGAGGTATGCGAACCCGCGTGTCGTACCGTCTCGGGTGGTCGCGGTGAGCGTGAGCCAGCGGGTCGCCTCCGACGACCAACTCGCGCGGCTGCTCCAGATCGGAATCGTCCTTGAGGAGGTCGTCGAAGCGCGAACGCACCGTCACTACCAGCAGTTGGACGCCGAACTCGACGCGGAGGTGGAGACGCTGCTCGCGGACGCGGCCGAGGAGTCGGCCGACCACCGCGAGCGGCTCGAGGGCCTCATCGAGGGGCTGGGCGTGGAGAGTGTCCCGTTCGGCGAGATCGAGTCGCTGGTCGACGCCCGCTACGGCCGGACGCGGCCGGAGGACTTCGACGACGTGTTGTACGACCAGCTGTGTAACGAGGAGACCGCCTACAAGTTCTACGACGACCTCATCGAGGCGATCGAGGGGTCGGACGCGGTGTTCTCGATCGACCGCGAGGATCTGCTCACGACCCTGACGACGATCCGCGACGAGGAGGCCGAGGGAGTGCGCGAGGTCACGGAGGTCATGGAGCGCCGATGAACCGGGCAGATGAGCCGACGACGAGCGCCGACGGAGGACAGCCGTGAACACCGCAGATCAGTACCTCAAGACGATATACGTCGTACAGGACAGCGAAGACGGCCCCGCGTCGACCGGGTCGATAGCCGACGCGCTCGGCGTCAGCCCGGCCAGCGCCAACGAGATGATCGGCAAGCTCGAGGAGCGCGGGCTCGCGGAACACGAGAAGTACAAGGGCGTCACGCTCACCGACGACGGCATCGTGCGGGCGCGAGACGCCCTCCAGACCTACTGTATCATCGAGCGGTTCCTCGCAAACGTCCTCGCGGTCGAGGACTTCCAAGCCGAGGCCCGCGAGCTTGAGGCGGTCATCGACGACACGGTCGCCGAGCGGCTCGACACGATCATCGACCGGCAGCCGGAGTGTCCGGACTGCTTCGACCCCGAGTCGGACGCCTGCGCGTGTCTGGAGATCGCGCCGACGCCGGTCGAACCCGAAAAGCAGTAGCGACGGTCTCAGCGGTCCTTTTCGGGATCTAGACGCCCGTCGAGTACCGCAGAATTCCGGCGATGCCGCCGAACGCGTCGAGCAACTGTTCGCCCTTCTCGAAGTCCGTGGAGATGAACTTCGTGTCCGTGCCGCGCTGTTCGGCGATGGCCATCAGGTGTTCGATGACGTCCTCGCGCTCGTCGACCTCGGCCGGCTCGCCGCACTCGCTACACTCGTGGTCCGGGGTCGAGTGCCGGGAGTCGATCACCTCGTACTCCTCGTGGCCGTTGGGGCACTCGTAGACGACGACGTCCGAGCGGAGGTCCTCCGAGATGAGGAGTCGGTCGACCGATCCCATGATCAGGTTCCGGCGGGTCTGTTCGAACCCGTAGGTCGCCTCCTCGCCGGTGTTGAGGTTCTCGAAGAACGTCTCCATGTCGCGTTTGTCCTCGACGATCTCCTGGTCGGCGAGCACCTCGCTGGCGTTGTCGACGAGGTCCTTCAGGCCGGACTCGTCGGTGTACGCGACGTCGAACTTGCCGAGGACCTTGTCCTGTAGCTCGTGGTGGAGGTAGTCGCCGTCGAGGAACTCGTCTTTCGTCGGGGACGGGCCGCCGACGAGGATGCCGTCGAGCTCGTGGCGCTTGTCGACGAACAGGTCGTCGGCCATCCCCGCGACCTCCTGATAGAAGTTGTCGATCGCTTCGAGCCGCAGGCGGGCGAACCGCTGCGCGGACTGGCCCCCTTTCCGCTGTTTGCCGGGTACGAGCGAGGAGGCGGACTTGACCGGCTCGACGCGTTTCCCCTTCAGCCAGCCGACGTTCGCCTCGCGGCGGTCCAAGACGATGAGCCCGAAGAGCCCGGTGTCTTCGAGCATGTGTTCGAGCGGCTCGGTGAGGAACTCGGAGTCGCAGTGGTAGCGGAACGACGTCACCGGCTGCGGGGGCGACTCCAGCGTCCGGGTGACCATGTCGGTCTGGCCGCCGCCGGCGTCGATGGCCCCGGAGAAGATCACGATCCCGTTCTCCGGCGGGAAGGTGTCGTAGTAGCGCAGTCGGTCCTTGATCGAGGTGAGCGCGTCCTGAACGGCGGTCCGGGTCTGCTTGGACTTGATGTTCGACGCCTCGCTGTGCTCTTGGGTGACGTGGGCCACCACGTCGGATATCTGCTTGTCCTCGGGGATGTAGATGGTGACGAGCTGGGTGCCGGAGCCCTCGAAGTCTTTGAGTTCCTCGATCACCTTGCGGAACTCGTACTTCCGGCGGTCCTCGTTCGCCTCCTGTGCGTCGCTACTCATTGTCGAAACTACGGCGGCGTGCCGGTAAGTAAGCTTTGACCTGCGAGACGCGTCGCCCAGGAAACGGGGCGGAGGGGACGGAAGTTCGGGGGCGAGGCGGTCCGGAGGGGGTTACATCGACTCCGGCGCGTCGACGCCCAGCACGTCAAGCGCGTTCGCCATCGTGTGCTTCGCGGCCGCGACGACCGCGAGGCGGGCGGCGCGCAGGTCGTCCGTCTCGGCGGTCACGACCGGGCACTCGCGGTAGAACGCGTTGTAGGCGTCGGCGAACTCGCGGGTGAACGTCGCGATCGTGTGGGGCTCCAAGTCCTCCGCGGCGGCCTCGATCACCGCGGGGAACCGCGCGACCTCGCGGAGGAGGTCGCGGGCCGCGTCGGTCTCGAGGTCGCTCGCGTCCACGTCGAGCGCGTCGGCGTCGACCGCGCCGTCGGCGTCCGCCGTCACGACCGGCACGTCGATCCCGGCGGCCGCGGCCTCGCTCAGGATGCCGGCGCAGCGCGCGTGGACGTACTGGACGAACGGGGCGGACTGCGCCTCGAAGTCGAGCGCGTCCTCCCACTCGAAGGTGATCGCCTTCGCGGGCTGTTTGGAGACGATGTCGTACCGGACCGCGCCGATCCCGACCTGATGAGCGATGCGCTCGACGTCCGCCTCGGTGAGGTCGTCGTCGCGGATCCGGTCGTCCATCCGGGACTCGACGGCGTCGCGGGCGCGGTCGATCGCCTCGTCGAGCAGGTCGTCGAGCATCACGCCGGTCCCCCGGCGGGTGGACATCTTCCCGTCGGGGAGGTTGACGTACGAGTAGATGACGTTGCCGAGGCGGTCGGTGTCGTTGCCGAGCAGTTCGAGCGTCGCGTCCAGTTGGTCGGCCTGGAGCTTGTGGTCCTCGCCGAGGACGGTGACCGCGCGGTCGTAGTTCGCGAACTTCCACTCGTGGTGAGCCAGGTCGCGGGTGGTGTAGAGGCTCGTGTCGTCCGAGCGCAGGAAGACGAGGTTCTTATCGATCCCCCACTCGTCGAGTTCGAGCTGCCAGGCGTCCTCCTCGTAGACGGCCTGATCGGTCTCTTTGAGCCGCTCGGCGACGTCGTCCGTCGAGCCGTCGCGCATGAACCGCGTCTCCTTGACGAACTCGTCGAACTCGGCGGGCAGGCGGGCGAGACAGTCCTTCATGCCGCCGAGGACGGTGTCGACGACCTCGCCGACGCGCTCGTAGGTCTCCTCGTCGCCGGCTTCGAGCCCCTGAAGGATCGACTGGATCTCCGCTTCGGCCGCCTCGACGGCGTCCTCGTCGGCCTCCTCCAGGTAGGCGTTCCCCTTCCGGTAGTAGCGCACGAGGTCGTACTCGGCGCGGTCGCGGGCGGGCGCTTCGTCGAGGTCGGCCTCGTCGAACCGCTCGTAGGCCCACGTGAACACCGCCATCTGCCGGCCGGCGTCGTTGACGTAGTAGTGGCGGTCGACGTCGTAGCCGGCGTATTCGAGGAGGTTCGCCACCGCGTCGCCGACGATGGGGTTCCGGGCGCGGCCGACGTGGACCGGCCCCGTCGGGTTCGCGCTCGTGTGTTCGACCACGACGGAGGTCTCCCTGTCGGGGAGCGCGCCGTAGCCGGCGTCGGCGGCCGCCGCGTCGAGCGTGTCGGCGAGGTAGCGCGCGTTCGCGTGGAAGTTGACGTACGGGCCGGCGGTGTCGACCGACGCGACGTAGTCGGTCCCAGAGACGTTGACGGCCTCGGCGACCGTCGCCGCGACGTTCGGGGGGGCGTCCCCGACCTCGCCGGCGAGTCGGAAGGCGACGCTGGAGGCGAGCGTCGCGTCCATCTCCTCCGGCGGGCGTTCGATGCCGAGGTCGTCGGTCGGGAGGTCGAGGTCGGCGAGCGCCGCTTCGACCGCGGCCTCGACCTCCGACCGGAACTGCCTGAACATACCGTCCGTTCGACGGGCGGGTTAAAAGGCCCTTCCGAAGCGGCTCGGCGCGGAATGACGGACACTACGAGACCGGCCGACCTGCGGTGGCGTCGTCGGCGGCTCCGCCGCCGGCTGCCAGAGGCGCGTCGCGCCTCACTGCGCGCCTGCGAGCGGTCGCCCCCGCCGACCGCGACGCAGCGCCGCGCGAGGGAGTCGGCCGACCGTAGGGAGGCCGACGAGGTTGGGGAGGCGTGAGGTGCCGTGCGGAGCGGTATGGGGCGGGACTCGAAGGGCCAGTCGCGAGGCGGGCAGAGGTGACGTAAGGACCACAGCGAGTGAGCGAAGCGAACGAGCGAGGACCGCAACGAGCGTCTGCCCGCCTCGCGACTGGGGCTTCGGTGGTCGCAGTCACGGAGGTACTCTCAGCGAAACCACTCACGTACAGCCGAGCGGCTGGGGCTTCGGTGGTCGCAGTCACGGAGGTACTCTCAGCGAAACCACTCACGTACAGCCGAGCGGCTGGGGCTTCGGTGGTCGCAGTCACGGAGGTACTCTCAGCGAAACCACTCACGTACAGCCGAGCGGCTGGGGCTTCGGTGGTCGCAGTCACGGAGGTACTCTCAGCGAAACCACTCACGTACAGCCGAGCGGCTGGGGCTTCGGCGGTCTCGGTTACAGCGTCGATCTCGACGAAAACAGTCCCGTACTGCCGGTCGTCCGCGTCTCAGTCGACGATCCCCTCGATCAGCTCGCGCGCGCTCCGCCGGACCGCATCGTCGCTCTCGATCGAGGGCTCCCAACCCAGATCGACCAGCTTCTCGATCGACAGCCGCATCTTCGGCACGTCGCCCGTCCAGCCGCGGTCGCCGCCCGTGTAGGAGTACTCGGGGTCGACGCCCAGCTCCTCGCTGACGATGTCGGCAATCTGGGTCACCGAGGTCGTCGTCCGCGTCCCGAGGTTGTAGACGTTGTACTCGTCGTCCGCGTGCTCGACGACGTGCTGGATGGCGTCGACGCACTCGGTGACGTGCATGTACGACTTCTCCTGTCTGCCGTCGCCGAGGATCTCGAGTTCCGTCGGGTCCTCGTCGAGTTTCTGGATGAAGTCGGGGATCACGTTCCCGCGCTGGTGCGGGCCGACGATGTTCGCGAAGCGGAACACCCACGACTGAATCCCGTACGAGTGGGCGTGCGTCGAGATCAGTCCCTCGTCGGCGAGCTTCGAGGAGCCGTAGATCGAGATGGGTTCGGGGGGGGCGTAGTCCTCCGGAGTCGGCCGGGGAGCCTCACCGTACACGGTCGACGAGGAGGTGAACGCGAACCGGTCGATCCCGGCCTCGCGCATCCGGTCTAAGACGTTGTACGTCATCTCCGTGTTCTCCTCGAAGAGGACACGGTCGTCGTCGTAGTTCGTGTCCGTGTACGCCGCGAAGTGGAAGACGGCGTCGAGGTCGTCGGTGACCGCGTGGGCGACGTCGTCGGGGTCGGTCAGGTCCGCCCCGACGAACGCGGCCCCGTCCGGCACGCGGTCGCGGGTCCCCTTCGAGAGGTCGTCGGCGACGCGGACGGTCGCCCCGCGGTCGAGCAGGCTCGCGGCGAGGTGGCTTCCGACCAGCCCGGCTCCGCCGGTGACGAGGACGCGCGAATCGGCGAGGTTCATACCGGTCCGTCGGCGGTGGCGGGTAAGTACGTGTGGGATCGCGAGCGCGGTCGGTGGCGCTCGCTTCGGAGCGCGGTCGTTCGTCCGGGCGGAAGACCGGCGTGTTACAGCCCCTCTTGCCCGCCCTCCTGCGAGAGGAGGACGACCATCGAGAGCCCGGAGATGACGAGCAGGATCAGCGTCGGCACCACCGCGTACTGGTACAGCGCTGACGCCTGTGCGCGCCAGATCTGGGTGACGATCGTCTCGAACCCGGAGGGGCGGAGGATCAGCGTGACGGGGAGTTCCTTCATCGCGGTGAGGAACACGAGGGCAGCGCCGGCGACGATTCCCGACCGGGTGAGCGGGAGCGTGACCCGCTTGAACGCCCCCATCGAGGACTCGCCGAGCGTCCGGCCCGCCTCCACGAGCCGGGGGTCGACCTGGAGGATCGACGTGCGGCTCGACCCGACCGCCTGCGGGAGGAAGCGCACGACGTACGCGAACACGAGGAGCGGCAGCGTCTGGTAGATCCACGGCAGGTAGCCGGAGCCGAAGTAGACGAGCGCCAGCGCGAGGACGATACCGGGCACCGCGAAGCCGACGTACGTCGCGCGCTCGAAGAGGACGGCGAGCCGCGAGTCGTGGTTCGCGGCGAAGTACGCGATGGGGATCGCCGCCAGCGCGGCGACGACCGCCGCCGCGAGCGACACCGACAGCGAGTTGAGGACGTAGACCGGCTCGAACGCCATCGACGGGCGGCGGCCCGCCTCCGACCGGAGCAGCCACAGGCCGAGGATCCACAGCGGGACGAGGAGCGCGAGCCCGGACACCCCCGCGGGCAGGAGCGTCGCCGGCCACCGGAGCCGGCCGAGCGACACCCGGTCGTCGGTGCGGCCCGCGTCGTCGCCGTGCGAGGACGCGTCGGAGCGCACGAGCCACTCCAGCGCGAGCACGAACAGGACGACGACGAGCAGCTGTAAGGAGAGCAGCGCGGCGTAGTCGCTCCCGAAGGAGTTGTACTCGACGTATATCTGCCGGGTGAACACCGACAGCCGCATGATCGACGGCGTCCCGAAGTCGGAGACCGCGTACAGCGCCGCGAGCAGCGACCCGGCGGCGATCGCCGGGCGGATCGCGGGCAGCGTCACCCGGCGGAACGACGCGAGGCGACCGTGGTTCAGCGTCCGCGCCGCCTCCAACAGCGTGGTGTCGAACGACAGCAGCGCGGCCCGCGTCGTCAGGTAGACGTAGGGGTACGTGTACAGCGTGATGACGAGTATCGACCCGGGGAGGCCGTATATCTCCGGAACCCGCTCGATCCCGAGCGGCGAGAGAATCTCGTGGAACTCCCCGCGGGGGCCGAACGCGGAGACGAACGAGAACGCGCCGACGTAGCTGGGCACGACGAGCGGGAGCGCGGCCGCCACCGCCCAGAACCGCCGGAACGGGAGGTCGGTCCGGGCGGTGAGGTACGCGAGCGGGACGCCGATCGCGATCGACAGCGTCGTGACGCCGACCATCAGGAGGAGGCTGTTGACGACGGTCTCGGCGGTGCGGATGCTGAGGGTGAGTTCGACGGCGCGCGCGGGATCGACGGTGACCGCCTCGATCACGAGCCACGCCAGCGGGAAGACGAGGACGGCCGCGATCGCCGCACACAGCAGCGTCAGCCCCAGCGGTACTCGGTCCTCCCCGTCGGTCAGCCGGTCGCGGATCCGGGTTATCGGGCTCATGGTCGGGGACGCCTGTCGGTCGAAGGATGGACGCAACCGCCGTTAGGGGTTCCGATCGCGCTCCGACGGATATATTAATTTAGGGCTGCCTAAAACCTCTATGGAACTGACGCGGCGCGACGCGGCGGCGGCGCTGGCCGCCCTCGGCGCGAGCGGCGGGGTCGCGCTCGGCGCGCGGGTCGCCGCGGACCGCGGCCGCGACGCCGACGCCGCCGGCGGTCCGGAAGGCGACGGGACCGGGGACGGCGCGCCGGCCGACGACGAGACGGTCCGCGAGACGCTGACCGCCGTCGCGGCGGTCGTCTACCCCGACGACGCGTCCGGCGTCGACGAGTTCGTCGAGGGGTTCCTCGACGGTCGGCTCGACGGCTCCGCGCACGCGGCGGGCGTCCGCGAGGCGGTCGCGGAGCTGAACCGGCTCGCCCGCTCGTGGCACGGCGGCGCGGTCGCCGACCTCGACCCCGCGGACCGCGACCGACACCTCAGGGAGATCGGCGCTGACGTCGCCGAGGAGGACCCGGACGGGACGACCGCCGAGCGGGTCCGCTACTACGTCGTCAACGAGCTGCTGCTCGCGTTCTACGCCTCGCCGACCGGGGGCGAGCTCGTCGGGATCGAGAACCCGCAGGGACACCCGGGCGGCGCGGAGAGCTACCGACGGGGGCCGCGATGAGCGCGGGGGACGGGCCGGCGGGAAGCGCCGGGAACGCGGCCGCCGTCGACCGGACGCCCGTCCCCGACGCGGACGTCTGCGTCGTCGGGGCGGGCCCCGCCGGGGCGCTCGTCGCCGACCGGCTCGCGGCCGACCGCGAGGTGGTGATACTCGACGCCGGACCGCGGTTCGACGCCGGCGACCGGCTCGCGCGACAGGAGCGGGCGATCCGACCGTCCTACGGCCGACCCGACGTGTGGGACGTGGGCGGTGCGCGCGACGCCTACGAGAACGCCGGGTCGACGGAGTGGCGCTACCCGCTGAACCACGCCCGGGTGAAGGGGGTCGGCGGATCGACGCTCCACTGGCAGGGGATGGTGATGCGGCTCCACGAGGACGACTTCAACTCCGGAGCCGAGCGCGGCGCGGGCCCCGGCTGGCCGATCGACTACGCGGACCTGCGGCCCTACTACGCCGAGGCGGAGCGCGAACTCGGCGTCGCGGGCGCGTCCGACAACCCCTACGCGCCGCCCCGGGAGGAGCCGCACCCGATGCCGGCGTTCGAGCCGTCCTACAGCGACTCGCTGTTCGCCGAGGCCTGCGAGTCGGTCGGGATCGACATGCACTCGGTGCCGAACGCGCGCAACTCCGAGGCGTACGACGGCCGGTCGGCCTGCGTCGGCTACGGCACCTGCCAGCCGGTGTGCCCCTCGGGCGCGAAGTACGACGCGACGGTCCACGTCGAGCGCGCCGAGGACGCCGGCGCGACCGTGATCGACCGCGCGCCGGTCGAGCGGCTCGACCACGACGGCGACGACCGGGTGACGGCCGCCGTCTACGCGACGCCCGACGGCGAGCGACACCGGCAGGAGGCGGACGCGTTCGTCGTCGCCGCCGGCGGAGTGGAGACGCCGCGGCTCCTCCTGCTCTCCGCGTCCGACCGCCATCCCGACGGGCTGGCGAACTCCAGCGGGGCGGTCGGGCGGTTCTTCATGGACCACCTGTTCGCGGGGGCGGGCGGGACGCTCGACGAGCCGACGCGACAGAACCACGTCGGCTTCTACACCAGCGCCTGCGACCAGTTCTACGACGAGGCGGACGAGACGCAGGCCCCGTTCAAGCTGGAGTTCTTCAACTACGCCGGCCCCTCGCCCGTGGAGTCGGCGCTGGCCGGCGACGACTGGGGCGACCCCCTCTTAGAGCGGCTGCGCGGCGAGTACGGGAACCACGTCGCGATGGGCGCGCTCGTCGAGCAGCTCCCCGACGCCGACAGCCGGATCACGCTCGCCGACGACCGCGTCGACGACCGCGGCAACCCCGTCCCCGAGATCGACTGGACCGTCGGCGACCGCGCGCTCGACACGATCGAACGGGCCAACGAGATTCAGGTGGAGGTCTTAGAGGAGCTCGGGGCCGACGTCGAGTGGGTCGCCGGCCCCGACGCCACCGGACCCGCGTACCACCACATGGGCACGACGCGGATGAGCGACGACCCCGATCGGGGCGTCGTCGACGCCCGCTGCCGGACCCACGACCTGGAGAACTGCTGGATCGCCTCCAGCTCCGTCTTCCCGACGAGCGGCGCGATGAACCCCACGCTCACCATCGCCGCGCTCGCGCTCCGCGTCGGCGACGACGTGGCCGGCTGGCTCGCGGGCGAGACCTGACGGCGCTGCGTCACTAATTTAGGC
This genomic stretch from Halorubrum hochsteinianum harbors:
- the sufB gene encoding Fe-S cluster assembly protein SufB, with translation MSSQQDDLKETDTEARFEFKKEEKSAFKSEKGLTEETVRVISEDKDEPEWMLERRLRALEQFQEMPMPTDWPGQPDLSEIDIDEIVPYIRPDIDVRGGAESWEDLPEEIQDTFDKLGIPEAEKNALSGVGAQYESEIVYQNMQERWEEKGVIFCDMDKAVRDHEEIVREHFMTKCVPPSDNKFAALHGAIWSGGSFVYVPENTTVEMPIQAYFRMNSEGMGQFEHTLIIAEEGSEVHYIEGCSAPKYSAFNLHSGGVEVFVGEDAHVQYSTVQNWSKNTYNLNTKRAIAEKGGRMEWISGSMGSKATMLYPSTILKGRGASDNHITIAFAGEGQDIDTGAKVYHNAPETKSTVESKSIAKDGGRTNYRGLVHIADGAENSSTAVECDALMFDNESTSDTMPYMEINESKVDVAHEATVGKIGDEDIFYLQSRGLDDDDAKQMIVSGFIEPITEELPIEYAVELNRLVELEMEGSLG
- the sufD gene encoding Fe-S cluster assembly protein SufD: MSTQAIESLSEDTVRRIADERDEPEWLRQTRLDALAALETAELPDVIQTPGRRWTDLEALDFEALVDPLNQADETERTAGDDEVVVLPFTEALAEYGDVIEANFGSVLDPEHNYLTALSVALFTTGTFVYVPEGVDVEDVTVRAEMNSRSLFSQTLVVAEESSSVTILESIKTGESEVADDRYFSNLVEVVAGENANVQFGSLQNLDTDSYTYSLKRAVTDTYATVDWIESNFGSKLTRSDIETELDGDGSESQIVGTFFGTDDQHFDINARVWHQAEQTTADLVTRGVLDDVARSVYEGVQDVGEDAWNTSSYQRENTLMLSDDAEADASPKLIIHNHDTEASHSATVGQVDAEDLFYLESRSIDSRTARNMLVEGFFVPVLEEIAVDEFRDDVEDLVVERLQ
- a CDS encoding metal-dependent transcriptional regulator — translated: MNTADQYLKTIYVVQDSEDGPASTGSIADALGVSPASANEMIGKLEERGLAEHEKYKGVTLTDDGIVRARDALQTYCIIERFLANVLAVEDFQAEARELEAVIDDTVAERLDTIIDRQPECPDCFDPESDACACLEIAPTPVEPEKQ
- the prf1 gene encoding peptide chain release factor aRF-1 gives rise to the protein MSSDAQEANEDRRKYEFRKVIEELKDFEGSGTQLVTIYIPEDKQISDVVAHVTQEHSEASNIKSKQTRTAVQDALTSIKDRLRYYDTFPPENGIVIFSGAIDAGGGQTDMVTRTLESPPQPVTSFRYHCDSEFLTEPLEHMLEDTGLFGLIVLDRREANVGWLKGKRVEPVKSASSLVPGKQRKGGQSAQRFARLRLEAIDNFYQEVAGMADDLFVDKRHELDGILVGGPSPTKDEFLDGDYLHHELQDKVLGKFDVAYTDESGLKDLVDNASEVLADQEIVEDKRDMETFFENLNTGEEATYGFEQTRRNLIMGSVDRLLISEDLRSDVVVYECPNGHEEYEVIDSRHSTPDHECSECGEPAEVDEREDVIEHLMAIAEQRGTDTKFISTDFEKGEQLLDAFGGIAGILRYSTGV
- the argS gene encoding arginine--tRNA ligase gives rise to the protein MFRQFRSEVEAAVEAALADLDLPTDDLGIERPPEEMDATLASSVAFRLAGEVGDAPPNVAATVAEAVNVSGTDYVASVDTAGPYVNFHANARYLADTLDAAAADAGYGALPDRETSVVVEHTSANPTGPVHVGRARNPIVGDAVANLLEYAGYDVDRHYYVNDAGRQMAVFTWAYERFDEADLDEAPARDRAEYDLVRYYRKGNAYLEEADEDAVEAAEAEIQSILQGLEAGDEETYERVGEVVDTVLGGMKDCLARLPAEFDEFVKETRFMRDGSTDDVAERLKETDQAVYEEDAWQLELDEWGIDKNLVFLRSDDTSLYTTRDLAHHEWKFANYDRAVTVLGEDHKLQADQLDATLELLGNDTDRLGNVIYSYVNLPDGKMSTRRGTGVMLDDLLDEAIDRARDAVESRMDDRIRDDDLTEADVERIAHQVGIGAVRYDIVSKQPAKAITFEWEDALDFEAQSAPFVQYVHARCAGILSEAAAAGIDVPVVTADADGAVDADALDVDASDLETDAARDLLREVARFPAVIEAAAEDLEPHTIATFTREFADAYNAFYRECPVVTAETDDLRAARLAVVAAAKHTMANALDVLGVDAPESM
- a CDS encoding NAD-dependent epimerase/dehydratase family protein; translated protein: MNLADSRVLVTGGAGLVGSHLAASLLDRGATVRVADDLSKGTRDRVPDGAAFVGADLTDPDDVAHAVTDDLDAVFHFAAYTDTNYDDDRVLFEENTEMTYNVLDRMREAGIDRFAFTSSSTVYGEAPRPTPEDYAPPEPISIYGSSKLADEGLISTHAHSYGIQSWVFRFANIVGPHQRGNVIPDFIQKLDEDPTELEILGDGRQEKSYMHVTECVDAIQHVVEHADDEYNVYNLGTRTTTSVTQIADIVSEELGVDPEYSYTGGDRGWTGDVPKMRLSIEKLVDLGWEPSIESDDAVRRSARELIEGIVD
- a CDS encoding ABC transporter permease — encoded protein: MSPITRIRDRLTDGEDRVPLGLTLLCAAIAAVLVFPLAWLVIEAVTVDPARAVELTLSIRTAETVVNSLLLMVGVTTLSIAIGVPLAYLTARTDLPFRRFWAVAAALPLVVPSYVGAFSFVSAFGPRGEFHEILSPLGIERVPEIYGLPGSILVITLYTYPYVYLTTRAALLSFDTTLLEAARTLNHGRLASFRRVTLPAIRPAIAAGSLLAALYAVSDFGTPSIMRLSVFTRQIYVEYNSFGSDYAALLSLQLLVVVLFVLALEWLVRSDASSHGDDAGRTDDRVSLGRLRWPATLLPAGVSGLALLVPLWILGLWLLRSEAGRRPSMAFEPVYVLNSLSVSLAAAVVAALAAIPIAYFAANHDSRLAVLFERATYVGFAVPGIVLALALVYFGSGYLPWIYQTLPLLVFAYVVRFLPQAVGSSRTSILQVDPRLVEAGRTLGESSMGAFKRVTLPLTRSGIVAGAALVFLTAMKELPVTLILRPSGFETIVTQIWRAQASALYQYAVVPTLILLVISGLSMVVLLSQEGGQEGL
- a CDS encoding gluconate 2-dehydrogenase subunit 3 family protein, whose amino-acid sequence is MELTRRDAAAALAALGASGGVALGARVAADRGRDADAAGGPEGDGTGDGAPADDETVRETLTAVAAVVYPDDASGVDEFVEGFLDGRLDGSAHAAGVREAVAELNRLARSWHGGAVADLDPADRDRHLREIGADVAEEDPDGTTAERVRYYVVNELLLAFYASPTGGELVGIENPQGHPGGAESYRRGPR